Proteins encoded within one genomic window of Diceros bicornis minor isolate mBicDic1 chromosome X, mDicBic1.mat.cur, whole genome shotgun sequence:
- the LOC131400453 gene encoding protein tyrosine phosphatase type IVA 1-like isoform X3 — MNRPAPVEIAYKNMRFLIAHSPTNASLNKFLQELKKNGVTTIVRVCEATYNTAILEKEGIQVLDWPFNDGAPPPSHIVDKWLKLIRKKFRQDPGSCIAVHCVAGLGRAPVLVAVALIEHGMKYEDAVQFIRQKRRGAFNRKQLLYLEKYRPTLLFRLRNSRYNCFIQ, encoded by the coding sequence ATGAACCGCCCTGCTCCTGTAGAGATTGCATACAAGAATATGAGATTTCTTATTGCGCACAGTCCAACCAATGCCTCCTTAAACAAATTCTTACAGGAACTTAAGAAGAACGGAGTTACTACCATAGTAAGAGTGTGTGAAGCAACTTACAACACTGCCATTTTGGAGAAAGAAGGCATCCAGGTTCTGGACTGGCCTTTTAATGATGGTGCACCACCACCCAGCCACATTGTTGATAAGTGGTTAAAACTTATAAGAAAGAAATTTCGTCAAGATCCTGGTTCTTGTATTGCCGTTCACTGTGTCGCAGGTCTTGGGAGAGCTCCAGTGCTGGTTGCCGTAGCATTAATTGAACATGGAATGAAATACGAAGACGCGGTGCAATTCATAAGACAAAAGCGACGTGGAGCTTTTAACAGGAAGCAACTTTTGTATTTGGAGAAGTATCGTCCTACACTGCTCTTTCGCCTCAGAAACTCCAGATACAACTGTTTCATTCAGTAA
- the LOC131400453 gene encoding protein tyrosine phosphatase type IVA 1-like isoform X2 — translation MNRPAPVEIAYKNMRFLIAHSPTNASLNKFLQELKKNGVTTIVRVCEATYNTAILEKEGIQVLDWPFNDGAPPPSHIVDKWLKLIRKKFRQDPGSCIAVHCVAGLGRAPRRGAFNRKQLLYLEKYRPTLLFRLRNSRYNCFIQ, via the exons ATGAACCGCCCTGCTCCTGTAGAGATTGCATACAAGAATATGAGATTTCTTATTGCGCACAGTCCAACCAATGCCTCCTTAAACAAATTCTTACAGGAACTTAAGAAGAACGGAGTTACTACCATAGTAAGAGTGTGTGAAGCAACTTACAACACTGCCATTTTGGAGAAAGAAGGCATCCAGGTTCTGGACTGGCCTTTTAATGATGGTGCACCACCACCCAGCCACATTGTTGATAAGTGGTTAAAACTTATAAGAAAGAAATTTCGTCAAGATCCTGGTTCTTGTATTGCCGTTCACTGTGTCGCAGGTCTTGGGAGAGCTCCA CGACGTGGAGCTTTTAACAGGAAGCAACTTTTGTATTTGGAGAAGTATCGTCCTACACTGCTCTTTCGCCTCAGAAACTCCAGATACAACTGTTTCATTCAGTAA
- the LOC131400453 gene encoding protein tyrosine phosphatase type IVA 2-like isoform X1, translated as MNRPAPVEIAYKNMRFLIAHSPTNASLNKFLQELKKNGVLDWPFNDGAPPPSHIVDKWLKLIRKKFRQDPGSCIAVHCVAGLGRAPVLVAVALIEHGMKYEDAVQFIRQKRRGAFNRKQLLYLEKYRPTLLFRLRNSRYNCFIQ; from the exons ATGAACCGCCCTGCTCCTGTAGAGATTGCATACAAGAATATGAGATTTCTTATTGCGCACAGTCCAACCAATGCCTCCTTAAACAAATTCTTACAGGAACTTAAGAAGAACGGA GTTCTGGACTGGCCTTTTAATGATGGTGCACCACCACCCAGCCACATTGTTGATAAGTGGTTAAAACTTATAAGAAAGAAATTTCGTCAAGATCCTGGTTCTTGTATTGCCGTTCACTGTGTCGCAGGTCTTGGGAGAGCTCCAGTGCTGGTTGCCGTAGCATTAATTGAACATGGAATGAAATACGAAGACGCGGTGCAATTCATAAGACAAAAGCGACGTGGAGCTTTTAACAGGAAGCAACTTTTGTATTTGGAGAAGTATCGTCCTACACTGCTCTTTCGCCTCAGAAACTCCAGATACAACTGTTTCATTCAGTAA